The DNA segment ttaaaaaatcttcaagaagCATATACAATCATATCTACTTAATTATATAAAACAGATCCTTATCGTGTAACTATGGACGTAACTTTTTATATAGACTCATTTAACGTTCCAAGcttcaagtatttttatttttaatattaatcctctgtttactcatttttaaacatcttttgtATTAGTAATTTCGAAAAGCACAGGGTcctaatgattattattatttaatttaaaaacttaaaatattatcaGATCTTTTTCAAAACTAAGATATGTGCAGAGATAGTCGTTCAAAATAGAACATAAATTATTCACCCTCTAAAGTTTTAAAGAGTAAAGtggctttattttattttttgtttcttaggTTTCAATATCAATAGCCACAGAAcgtgtgtaaaatttatatatatattatttatttctgtttaaagattaaatagtttaaatcggTGTAAAAAAATTAGATGTTTTCATTTAGATATGTATCTCAAATCGGTTAAAAATGTGTACATACAGTgtatgaaaacaaataaaaatatcagttttaaattattttttaaacgtttttacatATACTTTAGAAGCATCTAACTCTAATATCCTTTCGATTATAACTTTACGAAAAGTGTgtgaatatttcagataaaaaatttcttgtattcTTCTATCGAAGGCTTCGGCTGAACGACACTGGAcgttatttggaaaattttccatttgtttcATTATGTGGTCGTGAACGGAATTTCGTAAGATGCGACGACCTCCCAATAGTTTTCACTCACGTGATCAAGAAAACTAACCCGGAAACTCAATCGATGGAAGACCTTTTCAGTTACGGTCATGCTGGTGACTTACTAACAGTAAATAACTCTGAATACTTTCATTATTCATAATGGCTgtacatatatttgatgaattacCACTGCTATAATTTTACGATGAATCTGAATTTATTTTCCAGGTTCCTTTTGAACCAGGAAAGATTTTTATGAATACAGAAACTGGCAGAGTTTATCATCCAGGCCCAACTGGTTTAGGAGGAATTGGCCTTGTAAAATCTAGCCTAGCGATTGAATTTAGCTCTCGCTTCTCTTTTAAACACGGAGAAGAACAAGGACCGTCCCAATTCTTATGGCGCGATAAGAAATACGATCTCGATACCGAGTGGTATAAAGACAAGACGCTGAAACTCTCCTATAAATTGTGATATCATACCTTCCACTAGCCAATTAGGCAagatttaatctatttttgtacAGTTGTTGATTTATCTATAACacgttatttaataaaatttttggaaatcactttcagattttttgtatttatatcaAAACGTAACATAATgatatttatttcctttttaattttctagttacATTAGTgtatatcaatttcaaaaatccttGCTGTCTTGTCATCGGAAGTCGTCAAAACTTTCATGCCACTtctgaaaaacgatttttatttaaatattgatttcattTACCAACAAAAGTGACCTACATCGTTAAATGCGGCATATAATTTGTGATGTCTTTTTTAACACCAAACTCGAATCTGCCCTCTATGTGTAGCCATCAGGTCTAGTTCAAaagatattttcttaattttttaataaaataatgttatcaaATTTTTCTGGCGTCAAAACGATATTTTTTGGCATTACATCATATCATTTTGATGcggtttttaaatatgaatttcaagaatCACCTTGTTTTTACAATGGCTCCaatgttttttgttataatatcAAAACATTGAATGTGCTCTACTTCAGTTAATATAAAGGTTGAAAAACAAGTCATCGGGACANNNNNNNNNNNNNNNNNNNNNNNNNNNNNNNNNNNNNNNNNNNNNNNNNNNNNNNNNNNNNNNNNNNNNNNNNNNNNNNNNNNNNNNNNNNNNNNNNNNNCTTTCAGGACATGATTATAGTACCAATAGATTCAGTATAGGTCCTAGTATAATTCTCCCCTCAAACCCAATAATAGTAATTTTGAACCTAACTTAGAAAAACTCTAATATCAACAGGGAAACTAATATATAacacttttaatattatattaaataatatattataactATGGTCATTTTTATGCGGGTGCGCACATATTAactgaaataaatcacattaattttttgatgattgttttcatagttttttttagattatttcaagAACTGTTGGAGTGATTTTGAAAAAGAGGTGATATTTGAAATctgcatt comes from the Belonocnema kinseyi isolate 2016_QV_RU_SX_M_011 chromosome 6, B_treatae_v1, whole genome shotgun sequence genome and includes:
- the LOC117174182 gene encoding UPF0598 protein CG30010, producing MIFKRDLLKNTRSLIGLKGPLSMHFGVRSPSLSCCTYKQGQSPEPRVREYFYFIDHQGMLFLDDTKIKNFTSCFKDKKFLVFFYRRLRLNDTGRYLENFPFVSLCGRERNFVRCDDLPIVFTHVIKKTNPETQSMEDLFSYGHAGDLLTVPFEPGKIFMNTETGRVYHPGPTGLGGIGLVKSSLAIEFSSRFSFKHGEEQGPSQFLWRDKKYDLDTEWYKDKTLKLSYKL